A segment of the Haemorhous mexicanus isolate bHaeMex1 chromosome 3, bHaeMex1.pri, whole genome shotgun sequence genome:
CTCCCGGCTGGAAATGGCCCCCCAGGtagggagcaccaggagcagaggagtgGGGTGGGATTGAGGTGGGAAGGGAAtccccctctgcagctcctgcaggctcgTGGGTCAGTGAATGGCAGGGTCTGAGGGATGAGAGctcatctgctgctgttggctcATCCATTGGGATGGCAGCCCTGGATAGGGAAGCCTGTTGGATCAACACTGTGTAACCCCCACTTTCCTTTCCCCAGTTTGTGCCCCTGCAGACCCTGGTGAAGTTCATGGTGGACATCGCCCTGGGCATGGAATACCTGAGCAGTCGGAACTTCCTTCACAGGGACTTGGCAGCTCGAAACTGCATGTGAGTGTTTTCCTCCGCTCCATCCCACGGGATGAACCCTGTGGATTTACAGCACTACTCTGCTCCTTTCCATAAAAGTTCCCTTGGTTTTGAgacccagagctcagcctgggctttgtgtgctcagccctggggctgtcctgaTCCCTGTTTGCCCCAGGCTGCGGGATGACATGACGGTGTGCGTGGCAGACTTCGGGCTCTCCAAGAAGATCTACAGCGGGGATTACTACCGGCAGGGCCGCATCGCCAAGATGCCCGTCAAGTGGATCGCCCTCGAGTCCCTGGCTGACCGTGTCTACACCACCAAGAGTGACGTGGTAGGTCCCTGTGCCTGGAGGGACAGTCCCGTGGGCTGAGCCATGCTGTGCTCCTGTTGGTGTCATTCCCTGGAAGTGCGGGAGGCTGCCGGCACAGTCGGTTCCTTAAATGGGCCCCTCGCCTCCATCCTGGTCAGTCCCAGTTTTGGGAGCACCACAGCTCTGCCCGTTGTCCCTTGGATGCCAGGCAGTGACCTTTCCCCATGAAAAGCTTCATTCCATTCATTCCTCCTGGAAGTGTCCCTTCAGCCTTGGCCTTTTCCCTTTGTGCCGGCAGTGGGCATTTGGCGTCACCATGTGGGAGATTGCCACGCGCGGGATGACGCCGTACCCAGGGGTGCAGAACCACGAAATCTATGAGTACCTCTTCCATGGGCAGCGCCTGAAGAAGCCCGAGGATTGCCTGGATGAGCTGTGAGTCCTGggattccagctgggaaaatggattttcctAGGAACAAACCCCTTAATGTTTGCACAGTGTGCCTAAGGAAAGCCAGATCCTGGAGCAGAGCATATGACAGCATCTGCTGAACTCCAGGGAATATCCCAACAAATATCCTCAGGGGAAGCAGTGGGTTTGTAGGGCTGGCAGGGTCACCAGGAGCCATCAGTGATGGgacttttttgtattttatttctttatttttggatttgtttttgcCAAAATGgtcctggctggtgatgctccTCTTTGTTCCACAAAACTCCCTCTAGGTCCCTTCATTGCCTCAAATCTATAAATCTGTGTCCCCCCAGAAAGGGAAGATGCAGAATACACAAACCTTTGGAtttctgagcagctcagcaaagGTCTTTCTCCCAGGTTCTTTCCTGAgtttttttccagtgctgtTAGAGCTGAAAATGTTTAACCCCCCCATGGCTGAGAGCTTTGAATCCCAACTGGAAAAACAGAGTTGTTTCCTAAAAGGCTCCTCTCCGCTGCCTGTTCCTGAAGGAAGCAGTGCAGGAACCTCTAAGAATCCAGACTGCTAGAGGGCAgagaggctggcagggacatgCTGGGAGCTTCCAGGGCTCCCTGAcatccagcctgggagcaggcacCTGCCAAGGGAAGGACTGGGCAtcccacacacagagctgggatgttCCCAGGGAACAGATCCCAGGGCTGCACTGGAAGAGATATGTGCAAAGCCCCAGCCCGCGCTTAAACTGCACTTCTCGCATAACAGCAGCTTGGGCTGATAAATCCATGCCCTTGGGAAAGTAGCCTGAGCAGAGGGAATTGGTTTCACTTTGATTTAATGGGAATTTCAAGGCTTGCCCAGCTTGGAGAGAAACTGGGAATTAATACCCCATACCTCCCCTAATCCAGAGAAgtgcaggctgcccagagaagctgtggctgctccacccctggaagtgttaaaGGACAGCTTGGAGCTACCTGGGATGGcggaaggtgcccctgcccatgcctgcagggtgggactggatgagctttaaggtcccttccaaaccaaaccattctgggatgctgggatCCTCTGTTAACCACACTCCTCTCCCGATTTCCAGGTATGAAATAATGTCTGAATGCTGGAGAGCCGACCCTGCCACTCGCCCCACCTTTTCCCAGCTCAAAGTccagctggagaagctgctggaaatcCTGCCCAGAGCCAAGGCATGCGGGGAAATCATCTACATCAACACCGGCCTTCCCGAGCAGAGCCCGGACTCCACGCAGGATTCCGGCTTCCCGCAAGCGGACTCGGATTTGGACGCCGGGGAGGCGTCGGAGCCCGGCTCCCCCGGCGCGGAGGCGGCGCTGGTGGCTGTGGATGTGCATCCCAGCGAGCTGTGGGACACCAGGTACATTGTGGAGGAGCAGCTCACTGGCCCCGTGGAGGAGCCCTATGTGCCACTGCTTCCCTGCCAGGCCTTGGAGCCGGGGAGCCGATGGAGCCAGGCCAGCACTTTGCCGGCGTCGGAGCGGCCGTGTGCCGGGAGCTGCGGGGAGGACTCGGAAGTGCCGCTGGGAATAGTGTGAGCGGCACCATGGCAAGGACACAGAGggaatattttaataaacagtcgtctcttttatttattatctCCTGCACGGTTTGCCTGGTGGAGGCTGGCTCTCCCCAGGAGCTTTTTCCTGGGCTGAAGTCCCAGGGGTTTGGAATTAACAGTGGAATTATTTTGCTGTAATTATTCATCTTCTccagaaggagcagagcagggtcgGGTGGATGGtgctgagggggcagctggCCTTGCTGGGCCTggtcttttcccccttttccatcaCTTGTTAAGGTTTGTGGGATGGGCATCCCCCTGGATGATGAGTGCTCCAGCTCTACAGCCTGCTGGGGGATTTCACACTGCAAGAGATCCCCATGGAAAACATCAACGGGAGCCCCAGTGGGAACAGCGGGTGCTCCCACATTCCCTTCTCCCTGATGGGtttccatccatcccatccacGTGCTGAAGAACCATCGCTCCTGCTGCAACGCCAGGGAAACAGGAGCCTGAGGGGGTCCCGGGATGGCTGGAGCCCCCCAGACATGGCCTGGCCCTTCCCTGCTGGCCCTTCTCCTTTTGGGGAGAATTCTGCTGCTTCCATAGCTGGGCTGCTCGGCAGCAACCAGAGCTGGACCTAGCACCTCTTGGCTCTCCTTGGGGGAGACCGGGCTGGAAAGGGGGCAGCGGGCTGGGGATGGGGTGCAGGAGTTGGAGAAGGGGGTACCGAACTGGGGGCAAGGGGgttgcaggagctggggaaggcatTTTGGGACTCGGGGAAGGGATGCAGTGACTGAGATGGGGTGCAGGAGCTGGAAAACGGGGTACCGAGCTGGGGagggagtgcagggctgggaaagggttTCCCTGCCCGGCGCGGGTGGTCCCGGCCCCGCCGGAGCGGGTGGGGCTGACAGGGGCTCCTGAACAGTGCCCGCTCGTCCCGGCAGCACCAGAAACAGCTTTGCGGGCGGGAAAGCCACCCTCCCGCACCCCAGCCGCGGGGGATGGATGCCCACAGCGCCCCGCCGGTGTCCCGGGGGATGGATGTCCACGGAGCCCTGCCGGTGTCCCGGGGGATgcgcggggccggcccggcgcCGGGGCGGGGAAGCGCCGCGTCCCCTGCACGGGGCAgcgcgggggcggcgcgggcggggcggggagaGCGCGGGGCAGCCGGGCCCGGAGAGCGGCGGGGCCGCACCGCACCAtggcggggccgcggggggcgcggggccgcctcccgccgctgctgctgctgctgctgccgctgctgctaCCGCTCCCGGCCGCGCCGGCCGCCCAGGTGAGGGGGGACCGGGACCCcgggaggggctttgggggggcGCGGGGCTCCTCTCCGCTTCCCGCTCGCTCCCCGCTGCCGTGCGCCCCGACAGCCCCGCAGCGCTGCCCGCGCTCCTGCCCCGGCAAACAGGTGGGCAAAGCCCCAGCCCGCGCTTAAACTGCACATGAGCCGCGCTTAAAGCGCGCGCGGCTTCTTCTCGGCTCTTTTCGCCCTTCTTACCCCACACCTGAAGCTGCTCCCGAGCACACCGGGAGCAAAGAATCCCcgtttggggcttttttggggggattttccaGCTTTGCGATGGCTCAGCATCCCGCCGGAGCTCACGCTGGCTCACGGAGTTAAACCCAGCCCTAACAAAGAGCTGTTTATTAAAGCCAGCGACGCGCCAGCATCTATTTGCTTTTGCCTCCCTTCCTCTGGGCTCGGGgtatcccagagctgccagcacagcccggCTCATCCCCCCCGCCAGCCCGGGACCCCCGAACCGGCTCCCGGGGAAGCAGAAGACACCGAGCGCATTGcttgggctgctgtgtctgtctTCTCTCAACCCTCAGCAGCTCTTTGGAAACGGGAATCATTCCACAGTGCGGTTATGGAAAGGGGGGAAGAAATCCCTTCGACCAGGTGGGACAGAGGCCACCACCTCCGCTCGCTTTCCCGGAATTCCATAGCCCCCAGGCCAGTCCCTGTGCGCTTTCTCCCCACTGCGCTCCCCAGATTTCTGAGCTCTGGGAACGGCTTTGCTCTTTTTCCTCGGTTTGAAGTCAATTCCGCAGGAATCCCATAATAACGGTGCCCGTCTCCGGCATGAGTCAGTCCCGTGGGAGCGATCGGTTTGCAGGCAGGAGTCCCACCAGCGTTCCTGGCCCCGGCAGAGCTCACAAGACagctgttttcctcttcttttgtcATGTGGaagtgggacagggctggagctcctgcaggatgaAACATGAGTTATAGCATCTCTCCCACAAAGcgatcccagccctgcctggagcacaGGCCTAGGTGGAAAAAACTCCTGGATCTGGGTAAATGCGGGGAAAAATACAAAGTCAGGGCGCTCAGGGAACATCGGATGCTGTGGAGCTCCCACGCCAGCCTCCTCCCACGGGCAGCAGGTTGGCTCCTGGGAGGagtggcagcacagggaggtccccatccctgtccctatccctgtTCCCGCAGAGCTgcctcagcaggcagcagctcctggctgccatccggcagatgcagcagctgctgaaggggCAGGAGACGCGGTTCTCCGAAGGGCTGCGCGCTGTCAGGAGCCGCCTGAGCACCATCCACGCCTCCCTGGCCAAGGCCGCCCCCGAGCCACCCGCCGGTGAGTCCCTGGGACAGCATTCCAGGGAAATAGCAGGTAAAGGGTGCTTTGGAAGGATAAGGCCCCCTCCAAACTCATCCCCTTTCCATGGTCTTgcagctgcctgtcctgccctCCAAGCCCCTGCGGATGGGAGAAAGTTTGGCACCAAATATTTGGTGGATCACGAGGTTCACTTTGCCTGTGATCCAGGATTCCATCTCCTGGGCTCTAGCACACGGATATGCCAGGCCAACGGCAGCTGGACAGGGCAGGAGGCCCACTGTGCAGGTACTATTCATTGCCTGCCCTGGAATGTCCTTTGGAAAAGTGGATTTATATAAACACGGGGGGATATCAGGGTGCTCAAAGTGGGGAGGGATCACAGCtgcccccaaaattccagagatggttttgggatttttctctcttaaggaaaactgggaattaCAGCTCAACTGGAGAGATGAGGGGAAACGGTATCCTGGCAATGATGTGTGACAGGGTACCAAAGCATCCCGGTGTGTGCAGCATTCCTGAGCCTTGCTTTCCAAAAGGAGATAACATGGAACGTGCTTGCTCCTCCCGCAGAGATCAGAGAGTGCTcaagcagcccctgccagaATGGCGGGACGTGCCTGGAGGGTCTCAACCACTTCAAATGCCTCTGTCCCCCGCGGTGGACCGGAACCACCTGCCAGTACCAGGCTCAGACTGGTGGGTGACCCTTGCTGGGGCATAAATGCGAGTATTTCATCCCCCCAACCTGATCCCAACTCCCCATCCTGCCGTTTTTCCGCAGCTCCTCCCACCTGGAGCGTGACGGATGACCCGGCCTTCAGCCGGCAGCCCCGCTGTGCCCAGATCGCCCAGacccagcagtgcagctgcgATCCCGGCTTCCACATGAGCGGCACGTCTCCCAACGGGATCTGCCAGGGTGAGCCGGGATACGGGATGCGGGGCTGCCTCGGTGCCTGGTCCCCTCACAGGGTCACGAATTCAcattggaagggaccacagtggctCAGCCCACgatcccagagcacacagcacgGGATTGTGCCCAGCtggttctggaatatctccagtgagggatcGGCCGCTGCTCCAAGCTCCTTCAGGAGGCTCCAAGCTCTTCATCCCAGCCATGGATGGCGGAGCTCAAATTGGGCCCAGTGTCGCCCTCTGCGGGACACCGCTGGGCACAGCCCTCAAGCTGTGCTCCCATTCCCTGGAATCTGCCATCGGCCCGCTTCCAACCCACCTCATGCCCGCTCCTCCGGCCCGCGCTCGCTACCTGGGTTTTCCCAGGAGGCTGGAGCGAGAGCTCCGTGAATCCCTGTCTCCGCAGACCTTAACGAGTGCGAGGTGTACCAGCAGCAAGGGGGACCCCGGCTCTGTGCCCACGCCTGTGTCAACATTCCCGGCTCCTTCCACTGCTCCTGCCCCGCCGGATACGTCCTGCTGGGCGACGGCAAGAGCTGTGAAGGTGAGGAGGCTGGAATCCACTTGGTCCCAAGCACTCTGCCATTTTTACCCCACTTTTTTCTCCATATCCAAGGGAAAGGCTGGTGTAGAGGGGAGGGGGATGATGGAGTGATGCTTTGCAGGATGGCAGCGGATGGAGGATGTTTGGATTggcaggagctccagctggatgTGGAGCTGGGTGGGGAAATgaatcccagggctgtgctggggaagggaaaacTCCACCAGAGTGCTTCAAAAGAATccctaaaaattaaaataaaatgcttttctggaagcatggctgctcctctccctctcctcctatccctttccctcttccctctcccttaCCTCTCTGGATGATGGAGCGACACTTTGGGTCTGCACCTCCTTGAAGACAACCCCACTGTGACTGTGGGGAtgttcctggagcagggaattcTTGGGAAGAGCCAAAAGTAATGTTAAACCCTCCAGAATTCCATGATCAGTTCAGAGAGTGGCAGCATCTCCCCCAATCCAAGGAAATTGGGGTGCAGGTAGAAGGCAGCAGGTGGGAATGGCGGGAGGCCAAAACCTCTGAAAGGCTCctgaaaaacagggaaattTTGGTGCCCTGAAGCGTTGATTGCTGCAGTTCAGGGTGAGAAAATCCCTATTTCCCCATTCCTCCCTGATTTTCCTGTGTTCCATGGCATCTCACTAATGCTCCCAGCAAATCCTCTgcattccagctcctgccaggcgTCCCACGGGTGTTCAGTAAATAAAAAGGGACGGTGTTTCCAAACAATCAAGCAGAAAgtttggaaaagcagctgccttcctgctgGCGAGGGCTGCTCTTAACCCATGCTGGCCTGGGGCAGAGCTTGGGGAGAGGAGATGGAATTCCGGGatgctcccatattttttggaACGCGTTTAACCTGTTTCAATGTGGTTTTGCCTATTTTCTGATGGAAAGGTGAGCTCAGTTTGAGGCTTCCAGGCCCTGACCCTGCTTCCCCCCCTCTTTTCCAGATATTGATGAGTGCTCTCTATCCCAGGATAACTGCACAAGCGGGAGCACCTGCATCAACACTGGGGGGGGATTCCAGTGCGTcaccccccagtgtcccccggCCGCTGGCAACGTCTCCTACGTCAAAACCTCCCCCTTGTAAGTGTGGGGCACAAAACCCACGGCACGGCATCCCTATGGATCCAACGCCAGCGAGGCGGGGGCCACGGAGGCCGcatccccaaaaacctcccGTTGCTTTTCTTTCCGCAGCCAGTGCGAGCGCAACCCGTGCCCCATGGAGAGCCGCTCGTGCCACCAGGCCCCCAAAACCATCTCCTTCCACTACCTCCCGCTTCCCTCCAAGCTCCAGACTCCGGCGCCGCTGTTCCGCATGGCcacggcggcggctccgggccgGCCGGGCCCCGACAGCCTCCGCTTCGGCATCGCGGGCGGCAACAACCGCGGGCACTTCGTGGTGCAGCGCTCGGACCGGCACAccggggagctgctgctggtgcagagccTGCGGGGGCCCCGCACCGTCCACGTGGACGTGGACATGGCCGAGTACCTGGACCGGGTGTTCCAGGCCAAGCACCTGTCCAAAATCACTCTCTTTGTCTCGGCTTACGAGTTCTAGGGgtggctcctgctccctgctcagcatCCCATGGCTCCCAGGGAAAGTccgggctggagctgctctgcagccacctGGCCTCCCTACTCTGTCCCAAAGTTCTTCTTCCCATGCGGATTTACACCACCAATTTAGGTGGACGGGCATTGGGAAGCCCCATCCTCATCCCGGCTCCAGAGAGATGATGTCCTGCAACAGCAGATGGAAACCACAGCCCCTATTTCCTttgaattcccattttttcctttaggaaGCAGTGAAACCAAGTGTGTGGGAAGAGGGAGGCTCATGGCctttcctgctcccctcccttgTTGCACCCAGTCCTGCTCCCTAAAAAACACACTTCCACTTCCCTTTGGATGCTGAGAATCCCcctggcagcctgcagggatTGAGGTCTGGTGCCTCAATCCCCTGGGACTGATCAGGGCTGGAACACTCCATGAACATCCACCTGGGTGCCCTCCTTGGCAAGTGGGGCAAAGGAGGAATTCCAGGGCTATCCCTGCTCCTTAAACCTCTCAAATGGGGATCCCCCACAGATCCTCTTCACAGCAGAGCTTCAGCTGTATGTGGAGGTGGGAGTATTCCCTGCTCCATCAGTCAGAGCCTCCATCCTGGCATAGGAatgctgggaagagctgggattCAGCTTTTCCCAGGGGGATTCACCCTCCTGCTTGTGCATGTTCTGCATGTTCCCTCATCCCACTGGATTTAGTACAATTAAAGGATGATGTAAAGGATGTCACCGGAGTGAAGCACCTGATGGATATGTGGATGGGGGAATGCTCACCTGGAGCATCCAAGGGGAATTGTGGTCTGGGAGGGCAAGAACCCATTATccatggttttattttcctgctttgttttgtttgggagGGGCTGGCTGATAGCGGGGGGCTCATTCCCAGCGGAGCATACTCATCCCTAAGCGTTTTCAGCCTGAAGCATCTTTCCCCCCAAGGAATCCTCACCCTGGGAATCCTCATCCCTGAGCATCCTTTCCCCAGGGAATCCTCACTCCCTTACATCCTGCTGAGCTGCACCCACTAAAACCACTCCCACTCCTTGTCCCCAAGATGGATCTGCCTCCTCTGGGGGATTGAGctcctggatttttggggggtataggagcctgggaaggggctggatcTCTCCAGCAGAACAAGAAGGGACATTCAGAGCTGTTGTCGGCGGATGGAGGATGTTTGGATtggcaggagctctggctggacgtggagctgggcagggaaatgTATCCCAGGGTTGtgctgggggagggaagggaaaactcTAGAGTGCTTCAAAAATATCCCGAAAAATTAGGAGAAAATGCTTTTCTAGAAGCAcggctgctcctctccctgccgcttcccagcctggctgtgcacGCTCCTCCAACAGGCCATGACCCTGTCTTGGGATGATAACAAAATCTGGGAGCTGAACACCAGGAATTTGGGAGAGGACAAGCTCCTGACAGAGCAGAATAGTTTCCATCTGCTGCTTTCTCCGGATAACACAGCTGGAGACGGGCGCCTGGACCACGCTCCGGAGGCTTTTCCTTGCGGCACCATCCCAAACTGACAACATTTTCCTAATTCCCGAGGCCAGGGTGAGCTGGtttctcccttccagccctggaaAAGTTCAAGTTCGGCTCTTTGCCTTTCTCAACCTCTGGCTGCCATTCCAGTTGActaaaggatatttttttcccttcccagagcagccgCTCCGGCATCTTTCAGACTTCCTGAGGTTGGAATTTGCACAGAGAGGCTCTTCCGGTCTTGAAAAATACAACTTTCATTTGGGATAATAATATCTGGGAGCTGAAAAAATAGCAGGAATGCTTCTGCTTCCCTTTGGTGGGCGCAGCTGGCCCCGGATGTGCAGTCCCAAAAACACCATTTCTCACCCCAGATTGTTCAACCAAAAATTTAGGATTCTTCCTTCGAGTCCAGATTTAggattccttttttctttgcctaTGGCCCAGGGAGATGATGCTGAGTCCTGTGGGCATCAGCTCCAGGGCTCCATCTGTGCTGATGGAGCTCATTAGTCCTAAGCAGCTCTAATGACGCTCCCCAGCCGCCGCCTCGTCCTCTGTAGGAATGctgttttccagcctttttcTTGGATTTACCAGACTTCCCCGATGATCAggaccctggctcctgcctgccttgctCAGGTGTGTGAGGCCCAAGGGAGATGATTCTTCCCTGAAGGATCTGAGGCTCCTCCCGCTCGGAATCCCGTGGGAATCCATGCGAGCGTTCCACCTTGTTTTTATAAAGTTTATTCGGTTGCTAGCACTGAAAAAAGTCTTGTCCCGTATCCTGAAAAGTCCCGAGAGGCAGGGAGACAGCCTGGACAGGataaaaatgtaacttttcCCGGGAACGTTTGATTAAACGTCATTTAAGTGACTCTGACAAACACGTCTTCTCTTCGCCCACCGCATTTTTATTAAGTGACTGTCTTGGAACCGCTTTATCCCGGGTTTTGTCACGCCCTGACCCCGACAGCGACTCCAGGCACCGCTTCTGTCCCGCCCTGGGGCCACACACTCCCTGTTTAATTACGAGCGTCACTAATTAATGACGCAccggccgccagggggcgctgcCCACAGTGCGTGAGGAGGGGCGGGGGCGCCGGCCATGACGCAGCGGCGGGAGGGGAGGCCCATTCCCGCTCCCGGTACCCGTCCCGGTTCTCGCCAGCCGGAAGCCGccgcccttttccccccttttccctcccttttcccccctttttccccaccATTCCCGGGGGGACGCCGCCACCACGTGACAGGCGCGGGGCACGTGACACCACGCGCGGCGAGGCCCCGCCCCCTTCGCGCGCgcacggcggcggcggcgggcgagGGGAAGCGGAGGAGGGTGGGGCCCGCGCGTGACGTCGCTGCGAGGTTGATGGGCGTGGCGGGAAGCCAATCAGCGCGCGAGACGCGGCGGCCGCGGCCAATAGCGGTGCGTGGAGGGGCGGGCCCCAGGGCTgcggcggaggaggaggaggagcgcggcgggcggcggcggcggcggcgtgAGGGGACGCGACGACATCGCGGCCCCGGCGGGCGCGGAAGACGctgtggcggcggcggcggcgcgtGCGGGCCGCGGGCGCTGAGCGAGCGTGTGCGGGCAAAGCGCCG
Coding sequences within it:
- the FBLN7 gene encoding fibulin-7 isoform X2 yields the protein MAGPRGARGRLPPLLLLLLPLLLPLPAAPAAQSCLSRQQLLAAIRQMQQLLKGQETRFSEGLRAVRSRLSTIHASLAKAAPEPPAAACPALQAPADGRKFGTKYLVDHEVHFACDPGFHLLGSSTRICQANGSWTGQEAHCAEIRECSSSPCQNGGTCLEGLNHFKCLCPPRWTGTTCQYQAQTAPPTWSVTDDPAFSRQPRCAQIAQTQQCSCDPGFHMSGTSPNGICQDLNECEVYQQQGGPRLCAHACVNIPGSFHCSCPAGYVLLGDGKSCEDIDECSLSQDNCTSGSTCINTGGGFQCVTPQCPPAAGNVSYVKTSPFQCERNPCPMESRSCHQAPKTISFHYLPLPSKLQTPAPLFRMATAAAPGRPGPDSLRFGIAGGNNRGHFVVQRSDRHTGELLLVQSLRGPRTVHVDVDMAEYLDRVFQAKHLSKITLFVSAYEF
- the FBLN7 gene encoding fibulin-7 isoform X1, translating into MRGKIQSQGAQGTSDAVELPRQPPPTGSRLAPGRSGSTGRSPSLSLSLFPQSCLSRQQLLAAIRQMQQLLKGQETRFSEGLRAVRSRLSTIHASLAKAAPEPPAAACPALQAPADGRKFGTKYLVDHEVHFACDPGFHLLGSSTRICQANGSWTGQEAHCAEIRECSSSPCQNGGTCLEGLNHFKCLCPPRWTGTTCQYQAQTAPPTWSVTDDPAFSRQPRCAQIAQTQQCSCDPGFHMSGTSPNGICQDLNECEVYQQQGGPRLCAHACVNIPGSFHCSCPAGYVLLGDGKSCEDIDECSLSQDNCTSGSTCINTGGGFQCVTPQCPPAAGNVSYVKTSPFQCERNPCPMESRSCHQAPKTISFHYLPLPSKLQTPAPLFRMATAAAPGRPGPDSLRFGIAGGNNRGHFVVQRSDRHTGELLLVQSLRGPRTVHVDVDMAEYLDRVFQAKHLSKITLFVSAYEF